A single window of Helicobacter pylori DNA harbors:
- the gatA gene encoding Asp-tRNA(Asn)/Glu-tRNA(Gln) amidotransferase subunit GatA: MITLKQALSLSQDELETLKNEIDAKVRASDLNAYIKAPSLNGASAKGVPILVKDNISVKGWEITCSSKILKGYIAPYHASVMENLHQNSMAGFGLSNMDEFAMGSTTESSCYGITKNPRDKNRVPGGSSGGSAAAVAGGLAVAALGSDTGGSIRQPASYCGCVGLKPTYGRVSRYGLIAYCSSFDQIGPITQNVEDASILFDAISGHDSKDSTSANLKPTQTFKNLNRDKRFKIAVLRDHIKDASNEVQLAYENTLKALKEMGHEIVEKKMLDSHYQISIYYIISMAEASSNLARFDGVRYGRRAQNIKDLKELYLKSRSEGFGDEVKRRIMLGNFVLSSGYYDAYYLKAQQMRLIIKEQYNKIFEEVDLIFTPVAPTTAHLFNYHASPLEMYLSDIYTIGANLSGLPALALPVAKDPLGLPIGMQFIAKAFDEQSLLDVSYALEQELDLKLD, from the coding sequence ATGATCACTTTAAAACAAGCCCTTTCTTTATCTCAAGATGAATTAGAAACCCTTAAAAACGAAATTGACGCTAAGGTTAGAGCTTCAGATTTGAACGCTTATATTAAAGCCCCTAGCCTTAATGGGGCTAGCGCTAAAGGGGTGCCGATCCTTGTTAAAGACAATATCAGCGTTAAGGGGTGGGAAATCACTTGCTCCAGTAAGATTTTAAAAGGCTATATCGCTCCTTATCATGCGAGCGTGATGGAAAACTTGCACCAAAACAGCATGGCAGGGTTTGGGCTTTCTAACATGGACGAGTTTGCGATGGGAAGCACCACAGAGTCTAGTTGCTATGGGATCACCAAAAACCCACGAGATAAAAACAGAGTGCCTGGGGGGAGCAGTGGGGGGAGTGCAGCAGCGGTAGCTGGTGGCTTAGCAGTGGCGGCTTTAGGGAGCGATACGGGCGGATCTATCAGGCAGCCGGCGAGCTATTGTGGGTGCGTGGGGTTAAAGCCCACTTATGGGAGGGTGAGCCGTTATGGTTTGATCGCGTATTGCTCTAGTTTTGATCAAATCGGGCCTATCACGCAAAATGTAGAAGACGCTTCTATTTTATTTGACGCTATTAGCGGGCATGATAGTAAGGACTCCACGAGTGCGAATCTCAAACCAACGCAAACCTTTAAAAACCTTAACAGAGACAAACGCTTTAAAATCGCTGTCTTAAGGGATCACATTAAAGACGCGAGCAATGAAGTGCAACTCGCTTATGAAAACACCCTTAAAGCCTTGAAAGAAATGGGGCATGAGATTGTGGAAAAAAAGATGTTGGATTCGCATTATCAAATCTCTATTTATTATATTATCAGCATGGCTGAAGCGAGTTCGAATCTGGCCAGATTTGATGGGGTGCGTTATGGGAGGAGGGCTCAAAATATTAAAGATTTGAAAGAATTGTATCTCAAAAGCCGCAGTGAAGGTTTTGGCGATGAGGTGAAACGGCGCATCATGTTAGGGAATTTTGTCTTAAGCAGTGGGTATTATGACGCTTATTATTTGAAAGCCCAGCAAATGCGTTTGATAATTAAAGAGCAATACAACAAGATTTTTGAAGAAGTGGATTTGATTTTCACCCCTGTAGCCCCTACGACCGCTCATCTATTCAACTACCATGCAAGCCCTTTAGAAATGTATTTGAGCGATATTTACACGATTGGGGCGAATTTGAGCGGTTTGCCAGCCCTTGCCTTGCCGGTCGCTAAAGATCCTTTAGGCTTGCCCATAGGGATGCAATTCATTGCTAAGGCTTTTGATGAGCAAAGCCTTTTAGATGTTTCTTACGCTTTAGAGCAAGAATTGGATTTAAAATTAGATTAA